TGGCGGCACGCTGGAAGGGGTGGGCGCGGCAAGCTGGAGCTGGCTGGGGAAATCTCCGTCACAGCTGACGCCGGGCGAGGCGGCGCTGCTGGCGGTTTTGCCGCAGGCACCCAGTCGTTTGCGGCCCGATCGCTGGCCGGAGCGGGCAGAAGCCGCACGCAATAAAGTGCTGGATCGGCTGGCGGAGTACCGCATCTGGTCTGCTGAACAGGTGGCGGAAATCCGTCAGGAGCCGGTCTGGCTGCCGCCACGGCAGATGCCGCAGATGGCGCCGCTGCTGGCCCGGCGTCTGCTGTCGATCAGCGCCAGCGACAAGATTGTCTCCACGCTCGATCCTTCACTGCAGCGCGAACTGGAAAGCCTGGCGCTGAACGTTAAAAACCAGCTTCCGCCTCGCACTTCGCTGGCGATGCTGGTGGTGGATCACACCACTATGGCGGTTCGCGGCTACGTCGGCTCGGCTGACTTTACCGATGACAGCCGTTTTGGGCATGTGGATATGATCGCCAGCGTGCGCTCGCCCGGTTCGGTGTTAAAACCTTTTATTTACGGCATGGCGCTGGACGAGGGGCTGATTCATGCCGAATCGCTGCTGCAGGATGTGCCGCGTCGCTTTGGCGATTACCGGCCAGGCAACTTTGACACCGGCTTTCACGGGCCGGTCAGTGCCAGCGATGCACTGGTGCGATCCCTGAATCTGCCTGCCGTGCAGGTGCTGGAGGCGCTGGGACCGAAAAACGTTGCGGCGCGTCTGCGCAATGTGGGTCTGAATTTACGTTTCCCGCCCGGCGCTGAACCCAATCTTTCACTGATTCTTGGCGGCACCGGGGCGCGCATGGATGAGATCGTCGCGGCCTACAGCGCCTTTGCCCGTCACGGCAATGCCGCTCAGCTGCGCTGGACGCCCGATCAACCATTGCAGCAGCGACCGCTGCTATCAAAGGAATCGGCGTGGATCATCCGGCGTATTCTCGCAGGCGAAGCGCAGCCTGCCGGTAATGGCAGCGTACCCGACGTGGTGCCGCTGGCCTGGAAGACCGGCACCAGTTACGGCTACCGTGACGCCTGGTCGGTGGGGATTAATCCGCGTTATCTGATTGGCGTCTGGGTCGGGCGACCGGATGCGACGCCGGTTGCCGGGCAGTTTGGTTTCGCCTCTGCCGTGCCGATTATGAATCAGATTAACAGCGTGCTGATGAGCCGCCTGGGCAGACGCGACGTGCCGGTCGATCCACGCCCGGCTTCGGTGACGGTCGCGACCATCTGCTGGCCAGGCGGTCAGCCGCTGCCTGCCGGAGATGAAAACTGTCGCCAGCGGCGGCAAAGCTGGGTCGCCTCGGATACGCTGCCGCCAACCCTGCTGGCACCGGGTCAGGAGAGCCTCAGTGGATTACGCCTGGGCTACTGGCAGAATGCGCAGGGACTGCGCGTCGCAGCAGATTGCCCCGGCGCGACCCGTCACGAACGGCTGGTCTGGCCGCTGCCGCTGGAAGCCTGGCTGCCGCCTCAGGAGCGACGGGCGCAGCGCTTACCGCATGCGGATCCCCATTGCCCGCCGTTACAGCAGGGCAATAGCGCACCGCTGATCGTCACCGGCGTCATTGAAGGACAAATCGTTAAACCGCTGCCGGGCAATAGCGTGCTGATGATTCCGGTCGCGGTGCAGGGAGGGAAGGGCACGCAGCGCTGGTGGTTCCTGAATGGTGAACCGCTGATGACGCAACATGCGGCGGACAGCCTCTCGCTCCGCCTTGATCATCCGGGCGAGTATCAGCTGGTGGTGATGGATGAAGAGGGGCAGCTTGTCTCGGTCACGTTCAGTCGGGGCTGACGCTTTTCTGCGCTAAATCATAACCGTTGCGCGTCTGCTTCGACTCAGATCAAGAATTTTCAACAAATCAGGGATCTCTGGTAGGCAATGCCGGACTCAGCCCCTATAATCGGCGCCGTTTCTTAACCGGGGCGGACGCCACCGGTTTCTTCAGAACGTCAAGACAGAGGTCATCATGGCAATCGAACGTACTTTTTCTATCATCAAGCCAAACGCCGTCGCTAAAAATGTGATTGGTGCTATCTACAACCGTTTTGAAAGCGCTGGCTTCAAAATCGTTGGCGCAAAAATGCTGCAGCTGAGCAAAGAGCAGGCTGAAGGTTTTTATGCTGAGCACCAGGGCAAGCCATTCTTCGATGGTCTGGTTGAATTCATGACCTCTGGCCCGGTTGTTGTTTCCGTGCTGGAAGGTGAAAATGCCGTTCAGCGTCACCGTGACCTGATGGGTGCAACTAACCCGGCTAACGCACTGGCTGGCACACTGCGTGCTGACTACGCAGACAGCTTCACCGAAAACGCGACCCACGGTTCAGACTCTGCTGAGTCTGCTGCCCGCGAAATCGCCTATTTCTTCGGCGAAAACGAAATCTGCCCACGTACCCGTTAATCGCCTCGCGATAAACGTTACATCGGCTTTACAAAAATCTGCGCAGGGGAGGTCACTCCCGCCTGTTATCAGGCCGCAGATGTTGTACAATATTGCGCCTTCATTGACATCGCTTAATGAAGGCGCAATTTTTTCACCTATCCCTGAACAGCGCCATAACGTGTAACAACGAGGCCAGAGAATATTATGTCCGAACAGATTGAGACGTCCGCGTCCGCATCCCCCATTGTCGTTTCCCCGAAAAGCCAGAAAATAAACCTGCTGGATCTTAACCGTCAGCAGATGCGCGAATTCTTCCTGTCGCTGGGCGAAAAGCCGTTCCGCGCCGATCAGGTCATGAAGTGGATTTATCACTACTGCTGCGATGACTTCGAGCAGATGACCGACATCAACAAAAAGCTGCGTAACCGGCTGATGGAGCTGACGGAAATCCGCGCGCCAGAAGTGGCGGAAGAGCTGCGCTCCACCGACGGCACCATTAAATGGGCTATTCGCGTGGGCGACCAGCTGGTGGAAACGGTCTATATCCCGGAAGGGGACCGCGCTACGCTCTGTGTCTCTTCACAGGTGGGTTGTGCGCTGGAGTGTAAATTCTGTTCGACCGCACAGCAGGGCTTTAACCGTAACCTGCGGGTGTCAGAAATTATTGGTCAGGTGTGGCGTGCGGCGAAAATTGTCGGCGCAGCAAAAATCACCGGCCAGCGTCCTATCACCAACGTGGTGATGATGGGCATGGGCGAGCCGCTGCTCAACCTCAATAACGTGGTGCCGGCGATGGAAATCATGCTGGATGACTTCGGTTTTGGTCTGTCAAAGCGTCGCGTAACCCTGTCCACTTCAGGTGTGGTGCCTGCGCTGGATAAACTGGGCGATATGATCGACGTTGCGCTGGCGATCTCCCTGCATGCGCCTAACGATAAGCTGCGT
This genomic window from Pantoea sp. Lij88 contains:
- a CDS encoding bifunctional tRNA (adenosine(37)-C2)-methyltransferase TrmG/ribosomal RNA large subunit methyltransferase RlmN, which produces MSEQIETSASASPIVVSPKSQKINLLDLNRQQMREFFLSLGEKPFRADQVMKWIYHYCCDDFEQMTDINKKLRNRLMELTEIRAPEVAEELRSTDGTIKWAIRVGDQLVETVYIPEGDRATLCVSSQVGCALECKFCSTAQQGFNRNLRVSEIIGQVWRAAKIVGAAKITGQRPITNVVMMGMGEPLLNLNNVVPAMEIMLDDFGFGLSKRRVTLSTSGVVPALDKLGDMIDVALAISLHAPNDKLRDDIVPINKKYNIETFLAAVKRYIGKSNANQGRVTIEYVLLDHVNDSTDDAHELAALLKETPCKINLIPWNPFPGAPYGRSSNSRIDRFSKVLMDYGFTTIVRKTRGDDIDAACGQLAGEVIDRTKRTMRLKMAGEAISVKPL
- the ndk gene encoding nucleoside-diphosphate kinase, with the translated sequence MAIERTFSIIKPNAVAKNVIGAIYNRFESAGFKIVGAKMLQLSKEQAEGFYAEHQGKPFFDGLVEFMTSGPVVVSVLEGENAVQRHRDLMGATNPANALAGTLRADYADSFTENATHGSDSAESAAREIAYFFGENEICPRTR
- the pbpC gene encoding peptidoglycan glycosyltransferase PbpC (penicillin-binding protein 1C): MQGVINISAIKKRWLALPLFFLALWLATWGLDRLFPLPLKQVQPARVIVASDGTPLWRFADSKGIWRYPVTPEEVAPAYLQALLTYEDRWFWYHPGINPLALVRAAWQDLRHQSVISGGSTLTMQVARLIDPQPRTLRGKLIQAWRALQLEWHLSKRDILTLYLNRAPFGGTLEGVGAASWSWLGKSPSQLTPGEAALLAVLPQAPSRLRPDRWPERAEAARNKVLDRLAEYRIWSAEQVAEIRQEPVWLPPRQMPQMAPLLARRLLSISASDKIVSTLDPSLQRELESLALNVKNQLPPRTSLAMLVVDHTTMAVRGYVGSADFTDDSRFGHVDMIASVRSPGSVLKPFIYGMALDEGLIHAESLLQDVPRRFGDYRPGNFDTGFHGPVSASDALVRSLNLPAVQVLEALGPKNVAARLRNVGLNLRFPPGAEPNLSLILGGTGARMDEIVAAYSAFARHGNAAQLRWTPDQPLQQRPLLSKESAWIIRRILAGEAQPAGNGSVPDVVPLAWKTGTSYGYRDAWSVGINPRYLIGVWVGRPDATPVAGQFGFASAVPIMNQINSVLMSRLGRRDVPVDPRPASVTVATICWPGGQPLPAGDENCRQRRQSWVASDTLPPTLLAPGQESLSGLRLGYWQNAQGLRVAADCPGATRHERLVWPLPLEAWLPPQERRAQRLPHADPHCPPLQQGNSAPLIVTGVIEGQIVKPLPGNSVLMIPVAVQGGKGTQRWWFLNGEPLMTQHAADSLSLRLDHPGEYQLVVMDEEGQLVSVTFSRG